ACATAATAATTGTCTGTTTTCTGAATTTCTCTGGCAAACTCCTCAGTCTTGATAAAATCATTTCCCTCATCAATAAATACGATACTGTCCGTAATCTCCGCCAGTTGTCCTTTCCACAAAGCACCTTCCAGCACATAACATTTCTTATCGCATGTCAAATCTACCGGACTTCCTGTTGGATTGTTCACATACTCCTGAATCATATCTACAAGAGTAGTTTTTCCCGTAGCGCTGTCCCCGCGAATGATCGTCAAATTTCTCCGAAGTTCAAAATCATATTTTAAACGTTTTGTTGATACAATAACTCTATGTTTCCCTCTCATCGTACCACTCCTCCATTAGACAAATTCTCCCGCAATCGGTACCAGTTCTTTCATAGAGTGAACAATTTCGTTGGTATTCAAAATACGGATCGTAAAAGGTTCCTTACCAAAATCCATCAAATGCCGCAGATTTACCGTCCTGTCTTCCGATTCTGCAATTTTAAGCAGCCATTTCGCACAGTTATCTCCACAAGTTGATGCATTGAAAATTTTATCTTTATTAAATTTAAAAAGGATTAAAGTTTTCACTCCGCCAGATAACCCGGTTGGCGGAATCTTTCCTAAAACCGGACTGTCTATTACTCCACTATCCAAAACTATTGACTTGTCTACATCCTGAATCATTTCTTTCACAAACGGATCTACAATCCAACTGTCTTCATAATCATATTTAAAATAAGCCGATGTATTATATACCGCTTCCTTCATATCACCATAATAAATATTCAGCATAAAATTCCCTTCCTTTTCATCTATCACATTCTACAATGACCGCAATTACTTTTTTCTCATTCACCGCGAGCACCCCGCCCTGCTTTTCTAAATGCTCTGGCAATTTTCAAACTATCGGTTTCTTCATAAATCTCTTCTGATTGTCCACCCAATGTAATGCTTCTAATATACATATTACGAAGATTGTTACTTTCTCTTACATTCTTCATATGGATATAACGATTATTTGGATTCGTAGTAGAGAACATAATGCTTTCCTTATCAATCATTTCAAGTGCACGAAGATTATGTGATGTAAAAATCAATTGTCCTTTTGCGCTCTTTTTGAAAATATCAAACAATTCTCCCAACATGTATTCAAAAATTCCGGAATCAAGTTCGTCAATCACAAGGCAAACCGAAGGATTTCCAAATGCTTGTATGAGTGCATTCAGAATGGAAATGATTTTAATAATTCCCTCTGATTCCATTCTGATCGGAATCTCTTTCATACCCTCTTTCTTTGACATTAATTCCAGTTTCCATCCTTCTTCTCCATCATCCAATGATTGTTTCCCGTAATTTTTAATCGTTACCTGCAATCCTGGAATGATTGTGTATAACACAATATTAATCTGTTCAACAATTGTCTCTAACAGATTTTTCCTTTCCTCGTCCACCAAGATCGGTTCTGTCAAAGATACCGTAAAATCCCCTTTTGCTCCCATGTTATCATTTTCAATCCGAAATGCCATCGGCAAGACAAAATTACCGGAAATCACTCCTGAATGGGTATTCCGAATCACAAATAAATCTTTCAAAGCAAATTCAGACAAAGAAGAAATAATAACTGAAAATTGTTGAAATCCATTTTTGTATTCTCTGCAGAATATATCCCGACTACTCTCACCAAAAATATAAGAGCAGTTGCTTTTTTCTGCCATTTTACGCGCTACAATCAAATCTGTTTTTATGTCTTTATTCTCTTCCAAGATTTCATCCAGTCTTTTCTGTGGTTTAAAAATAGTATTCGTCTGATCTCTTTGGTAATCCATAAATACCGTCTTATTTGTTCTGATTCCATTTTCATTCTTTGCACCACTCAATGTTTCTCGACTGATAACGACCACTTTTTCTTCTCTGCTCAGACTTAGTCTGTATCCTATTTCAAACACAATTCCATTCATAAAAAGATTGAAATCTGCAAAAATCTCTGCAGTATCCGAGTCCATGTTCATGTAATCTTCTAACGACTGATCAAGATCATCTCCTATCATTACTTTTTGTAAAAAATACAATGCATCAACAATCGCTGTTTTTCCTGAACCATTTTGGCCGTAAATCCCCAGTATTTCTACTTTATCTGCTGATAAAATTTTGTTTACAGTATTCGGCATATATATAGTGCCCCTTTTTACATTTTTAATATTTGTCAATTGTAATGATGACAAACGAACAATCGGTCTTTTCATCTTTATTCTTCTCCTTACAACCATCATTCCACACTATATGCTATGACTATAACGATACCACAAAGCATTGATTTCCTCAATATTTTTCTCTGTTTACGAATTTTTTATTCGTTTCTTTAAATTCTATTTCTGTATTTGTAACTCACCTAAAATTCTGCACATCGAATTTTTCCACTAAAATCACACTATTTTTCATTACTTCATTGCCTTCGCCAACGAAGCCAACAATGCTTTCATTTCCGGATTTACCAATACTTTTACTTCCTTGTGAATCCCCATCATTCAATAATATTTACTTCGCTTTTCTTTGCCCAATTTCTTGATTCTCTGTGCCTGTGACAAAGAAGGCACAGCCTGCACATAATCCACCGCTTCCAATAACTGTCTTTACTCTTCTTTTTTGTTTTGTGGTCAATTTGACCTTTTTTCTTCCTGATTTTTTCAGAACATCATACTTCATTTTGTAAGCAAAAGCCTTTTTACTAAAACTGATTTTTTCTCTGTGCAAATTGGAATCTATCATACTCAAAATTGATTCATCTTCGGTCATTAACGGATAATTACCGGTACTTTTTGATACTTCTGCCATCGTTTTCTATTAGCTACAGCTAATATATTTCTCTATTGTGTTAGCTGAAAATCATCTTCAAAGAAATAATCCGTTGTATTTTTCTAATCAAAAAAGCGTCCCATTATTTGTAATTTCACAAATTATCGAACGCTTTCTTTTAACGTTTCCTGCGGGAATCGAACCCACAACTAGTGCTTAGGAGGCACTTGTTATATCCATTTAACTAAGGAAACAAATCACATATTCATTTAATCCGAACCTAATCATACTATAAAAAGGCTTATCCGTCAAGCCGGATAAGCCTCTAAATCAGCTATCAATATTGAAAATCCACATATCCCTGCAGCCACACAACACCTTTAAAGCGCCTGCCCACCTGAGGTTCTCCCATTAAGTCCTGTTCATTAATGCAGATATCAAATTCCATATCATTACATCCGATACGCATCTTATAAACAGCTTCCTTGGTCATGGTATTGAAAGTCTTTTCCCTCTCCAAAATCTCACCCATAACACTGTACAAATCACATTCCATTCCATAAGGCATAAAATATGTATCCACAATACTGTAAATATCTTCATCCATCACTCGTTTGGAAATCATTGCATACATATCCATGTCCTCTATTGTCAGGCTCTCCATGGCTTCTTCATCGCCATTCTTTGCAGCAGCAATCAAACGCCCTCTGTTCATTGTACGATTGCGGCGATTTTCCTCCTGCCCTTCCTGCTTCAAAGTGGGGAACAGAATTTTTCCGTTCTTTGCCAGTCCGGATAAAATTACATCTCTGACATCTGTAACATAGTTTCCCCTGTTTCTCTGCGTCAGATATTCTCCCGCATTTTGCAGATAAAAGATAATAGTAACTCCGATACGCATATCGTCACATGCCCCGGCAAAAGACACATGACCTGCGTGTTTCTCAATAATTACCTCTTCCTGCAAGGTAATTCCTGTGCCGAAGAAATACGGAAAATAATACTCCATCTGGAATTCATTATTTTCGTCGTATTCTCCGCACACAACAATCCCAAAATCATCTCCGTATTTCTTTACCAGCTCCGTAAAGAAATGTCCGGCTCTGCCCGCTGCTACAATTTTTTCATCATATTCATTTATAACATTATTCAGAATACTATCCAGCTCCTTTTTGCCGAATATATCTGAAAAACCAACTGCTTTTAAATAACTGTGCAAGGAGTACCTCCTTCTTATTTATTTGGTGTAATTGCGCTCATACCACCCATATATGATCTTAATGCTTCCGGAATACTTACAGAACCATCTGCCTGTAAATTATTTTCCAGAAATGCGATTAACATTCTCGGCGGTGCAACAACTGTATTGTTCAATGTATGAGCCAGATATTTTTCACCTTTGCCATTTACACGAATTTTTAATCTTCTTGCCTGCGCATCTCCTAAATTAGAACAACTTCCTACTTCAAAATATTTTTTCTGTCTTGGAGACCATGCTTCCACGTCTACGGATTTCACTTTCAAATCAGCCAAATCCCCGGAACAGCACTCTAAAGTTCTTACCGGAATATCTAAAGAACGGAATAAATCTACGGTATTCTGCCATAATTTGTCAAACCACATTGGACTTTCTTCCGGTTTACAAACAACAATCATTTCCTGTTTTTCAAACTGGTGAATTCTGTAAACACCTCTTTCTTCCAGTCCATGAGCGCCCTTTTCCTTACGGAAGCATGGAGAATAACTTGTCAATGTTTTTGGCAATTCTTCTTCAGGAATGATAGTATCAATAAATTTACCAATCATAGAATGCTCACTTGTTCCGATAAGATATAAGTCTTCTCCTTCAATCTTATACATCATAGCATCCATTTCTGCAAAACTCATAACTCCGGTAACAACATCGCTTCTAATCATGAAAGGAGGAATACAATAAGTAAATCCACGGTTAATCATAAAATCTCTTGCATAAGAAATAACTGCGGAATGAAGTCTTGCGATATCTCCCATCAGGTAGTAAAAACCGTTTCCAGCTACCTTTCTTGCACTGTCTAAGTCAATACCGTTAAAGCTTTCCATAATATCTGCATGATACGGAATTTCATAATCAGGCACTACCGGTTCGCCGTATTTCTGTACTTCTACATTTTCACTGTCATCTTTTCCGATAGGAACAGACGGATCAATGATGTTTGGGATTGTCATCATAATTGTCTTAATTTTTTCTTCTACTTCTTTTTCTTCTGCTGACAATCTCTCCACAGTTTCTGCATTCGCTGTAACCTGTTTCTTTGCTTCTTCCGCTTCTTCTCTCTTGCCTTCTTTCATTAAGCCGCCAATCATTTTAGAAATTTTATTTCTTTCTGCTCTTAAAGCTTCTACTTCCTGTTTGATTTCACGGTTTCTCTTATCCAGCTCAATTACTTCATCTACCATAGGAAGCTTATTGTCCTGAAATTTATTTCTGATATTCTGTTTTACTACCTCTGGGTTTTCTCTTAAAAATCTAATGTCTAACATATCTTCTCTCCTTTTAGTTTACATAACTATATATCAAATTCATTTTCTTCCGCTCCGAAATTAATTGCGGTTTTCAGAGCTTCCATTTCTTCTTCGCTAAGTCTTATATAGGACTCTCCATTTACGATTTCTTTAATATAAAGGAAACAATTTTCTCTGCTGTGAATGGCATTTAACAAAAATCCTGTATTATTTGTGTCCAGCATTGCCAAAACAAAGCTTAATTTGCCGCCCATATCCTGAAAAGCATCATATTTTACTATTCCATACTTATTTAAGGACATGTTTTGCATTTTTTCCAGTTTTTCAACGTTTTCAGCATTTAACTGCAATTCCACAGCCAGTTTTTCGATTAAATCAAACTTTCTCTTAAAAAGCTTCTCTAACGACTGTCCATCTTTTCCTTTCATGAAAATCGCATATTTTTTACTAAGCCGATTAAGTCCTAAAGATAAATTAAATACGCATATTAATAGTATAACCACAACTACCAAAAGCATTAGTAATATAATTCCGGAATAAGACTGAATACTACTTACAAATTTCTCCATAGTGTTCTGCACAGCTCCTTATCTGACACTTTCTAAAAGTTCCACAATTCGTTCCAATTCGTCCTGAGAATAATATTCAATCTCAATTTTCCCCTTATTATTATTTTTACGGCGAATTGCAACTTTTGAGCCAATAATTCCTTTAATTTTTTCCTCTAGCTGCTCATAAACCAAATCCTGAGCGGTGTCTCTTAC
The DNA window shown above is from Blautia hansenii DSM 20583 and carries:
- a CDS encoding DUF4869 domain-containing protein, with product MLNIYYGDMKEAVYNTSAYFKYDYEDSWIVDPFVKEMIQDVDKSIVLDSGVIDSPVLGKIPPTGLSGGVKTLILFKFNKDKIFNASTCGDNCAKWLLKIAESEDRTVNLRHLMDFGKEPFTIRILNTNEIVHSMKELVPIAGEFV
- a CDS encoding AAA family ATPase, whose amino-acid sequence is MKRPIVRLSSLQLTNIKNVKRGTIYMPNTVNKILSADKVEILGIYGQNGSGKTAIVDALYFLQKVMIGDDLDQSLEDYMNMDSDTAEIFADFNLFMNGIVFEIGYRLSLSREEKVVVISRETLSGAKNENGIRTNKTVFMDYQRDQTNTIFKPQKRLDEILEENKDIKTDLIVARKMAEKSNCSYIFGESSRDIFCREYKNGFQQFSVIISSLSEFALKDLFVIRNTHSGVISGNFVLPMAFRIENDNMGAKGDFTVSLTEPILVDEERKNLLETIVEQINIVLYTIIPGLQVTIKNYGKQSLDDGEEGWKLELMSKKEGMKEIPIRMESEGIIKIISILNALIQAFGNPSVCLVIDELDSGIFEYMLGELFDIFKKSAKGQLIFTSHNLRALEMIDKESIMFSTTNPNNRYIHMKNVRESNNLRNMYIRSITLGGQSEEIYEETDSLKIARAFRKAGRGARGE
- a CDS encoding DUF3881 family protein translates to MHSYLKAVGFSDIFGKKELDSILNNVINEYDEKIVAAGRAGHFFTELVKKYGDDFGIVVCGEYDENNEFQMEYYFPYFFGTGITLQEEVIIEKHAGHVSFAGACDDMRIGVTIIFYLQNAGEYLTQRNRGNYVTDVRDVILSGLAKNGKILFPTLKQEGQEENRRNRTMNRGRLIAAAKNGDEEAMESLTIEDMDMYAMISKRVMDEDIYSIVDTYFMPYGMECDLYSVMGEILEREKTFNTMTKEAVYKMRIGCNDMEFDICINEQDLMGEPQVGRRFKGVVWLQGYVDFQY
- the serS gene encoding serine--tRNA ligase; this encodes MLDIRFLRENPEVVKQNIRNKFQDNKLPMVDEVIELDKRNREIKQEVEALRAERNKISKMIGGLMKEGKREEAEEAKKQVTANAETVERLSAEEKEVEEKIKTIMMTIPNIIDPSVPIGKDDSENVEVQKYGEPVVPDYEIPYHADIMESFNGIDLDSARKVAGNGFYYLMGDIARLHSAVISYARDFMINRGFTYCIPPFMIRSDVVTGVMSFAEMDAMMYKIEGEDLYLIGTSEHSMIGKFIDTIIPEEELPKTLTSYSPCFRKEKGAHGLEERGVYRIHQFEKQEMIVVCKPEESPMWFDKLWQNTVDLFRSLDIPVRTLECCSGDLADLKVKSVDVEAWSPRQKKYFEVGSCSNLGDAQARRLKIRVNGKGEKYLAHTLNNTVVAPPRMLIAFLENNLQADGSVSIPEALRSYMGGMSAITPNK
- a CDS encoding DUF4446 family protein; this translates as MEKFVSSIQSYSGIILLMLLVVVVILLICVFNLSLGLNRLSKKYAIFMKGKDGQSLEKLFKRKFDLIEKLAVELQLNAENVEKLEKMQNMSLNKYGIVKYDAFQDMGGKLSFVLAMLDTNNTGFLLNAIHSRENCFLYIKEIVNGESYIRLSEEEMEALKTAINFGAEENEFDI